A stretch of DNA from Leucobacter luti:
TGCGCTCTCGATTGCGCCAGTCGTAGATGCTCTCCGACGCGGTATCGCGCGGACGCGAGAGGAAAATGATGGAGAGAGAAACCCCGATCAGCGCCGCAAAGATCGCTGCCAGCCAGGGCCAGATGCCCAGCACGAAGAGCACGGCAAACGGCACTGCGAAGAAGAGCAGACGCAGCACGGTGTATACGATCCAGGCGGTGCGGGGGTTATTCACGCGCCCGAGTCTACCCGGGGCTCCTGCGCTCGGGCTGAAGTGAACGGCTGATGTCCAGCGGGTCGTGAGCGGCGACGAGTACCATGAGGAGTATGGTGCGATTCGTGATTATCGGTATCGTCATCGCCGTGGCGTTTACGCTGTACGCGCTCGTTGACGCGGCGATGACTGATGGATCGCGTGCCCGCGGCGTGAGCAAGCCGGTCTGGGTGCTGATCGTTGTCGTCCTGCCCGTGATCGGCGGTGTGCTCTGGTTCCTCATCGGCAAGG
This window harbors:
- a CDS encoding DUF4229 domain-containing protein gives rise to the protein MNNPRTAWIVYTVLRLLFFAVPFAVLFVLGIWPWLAAIFAALIGVSLSIIFLSRPRDTASESIYDWRNRERTPDSIVEDEAVEAGAALQSNEPDTSAETSAAHLDPRGDSSAPRESA